A window of Nonomuraea angiospora genomic DNA:
CTGATCGGGCTCGGCGTGGTCATCCTCGTGGAGGGCGGCGCCTTCGGCCTCTGAAGTCCGCCCAGAGCTCTCTGAAGTCCGCCCAGAGCTCTCCGAAGTCCGCCGAGAGCTGAAGATCGCCTGCCCTGGCGGCCCCCGTGGCTACGCTCGCACCATGACATCGACCTGGGAGCCCACGGCGGCGGGAGTGCTGCGGCTGCCCTCGGGCCGGCTCGTGCGCGGCCGGGGGCTGCGGCATCCGCTCCCCGAGGGGCCGCTGCCCACGTTCGCCCTCTACCTGCTGGGCCGCCGGCCCCCGGCCGTCGACTGGGAGCACCGGTGGGTGCGCTGGCCCGACTTCTGGCTGCCCTCCGACCGGGGCGCGGCCGCCGAGGCGTTCCGCCAGGCGTGGGCCCGCGCAGAGTCCGAGCGCGTCGAGGTCGCCTGCGGCGGCGGCCGGGGCCGCACCGGCACGGCCCTGGCCTGCCTGGCCGTGCTCGACGGGGTGCCCGGCGACCGGGCCGTCGCCTACGTGCGCGAGCACTACGACTCGCACGCCGTCGAGACGCCCTGGCAACGCCGCTTCGTCGCCCTATTCGACCGTTCTTAGGATCTGCTCGATCGAGGTGGTGCGGGCGCGCAGCTCGGCCAGGTCGGCGGCCGTCCGCTGCTGGGCGTCCATGGTGTTCTCGGCGAGCTGCTCGAAGCGGCGCACGAGCTGCCGCAGGTCGTCCGCCCGAAGGGCGTCGAGCTTGGCCTTGCGCATCTCGAACATCCCGACGGCGAAAAGGGCGATCAGGAAGCCGACCACGAGCAGCACCCCTAACGAGAAGATCGCCGCGGGCCAAGAATCGATCATCAGGAGTGCTCCTTGGGTCCAGGACCCTTCCCCGGGTCCGGCCTGGTGAGTGTCCTGGCCGCCTCGGCCAGCGCCGACGCGGTCAGGTGCAGGCTGAAGTCCGTGACTTCGTAGTACTTCATGGCCTTGCCGTCGTCGGACAGCTCCAGGGTGCCGACGATCAGCCCGGCCGCCTCGAGCCGTTGCAGGTGCATGTGGAGGAGCGGGCGGCTCACCCCGATCTCGCGGGCCAGGTGACTGACGTAGTCGCGCCCGTCCGCCAGCACCGCCATGATGCGCAGCCGCAGCGGGTTGGCCAGCGCCGCGAAGATCTCGACCAGGTCGTCACCCGTCGGCCCCGGCACCGTCATGGCTTCCCGTCACGTGTAATGTTTTCCTTACACGTGAGCCTAGCACTCAGGTGGCGGTCCGGGAAAGCTCGGGGCTGGGGGTCCCCGCGCGTTCCTGCCGGGACGGCGACCGGGCGCCGAGCGCCAGTCCCAGAGCCAGGCAGACCAGCGGGATCGCCGGGATCACGTACCGCACGTCGTAGGCCGCCAGGAACGGCGGCGAGGCGACCAGCGCGAGCGCCGTGACCCCGGGCAGCAGCGCGTCCCACCGCCGCCGCACGATCGCCGTCGCCAGCGCGCCGACCAGGGCCAGCATGAGCAGCGGGAACGGCACGTACCCAAAGCGCTGGTACGCCCGCAGCCACCCCGCGAAAGGCTCCACGACCCGGGTGGCGGCCGGTCCGGCCTCGTACGACTCGGCGATGCCGCGTACCGACTCGCTCAAGGGGCGCTCGGCGGAGGGGAACTTGTACGGCGTCTTCTCGTCCACCGCCGTGCGCTCCCAGCGCAGCAGCTGCGTGAGGTCGGTCGCGACCGCCGCGGCGTACTCGCCGGGCTGGGCGAGGATGGCCGCCCTGGCGAACTCCCCGGCGAGCTGGTTGCGATGGGCCGTCCCCGGCACCTTGAGCAGGGGGGAGAAGCTCTCCCACAGCCAGTACGGCGGGTACGGGCGCTGCTCCACCGGCATGTTCGGGCAGAGCACCGCCAGCCGCTCCGGAGGCTTGATCACCGAGCAGTCGGCGAAGCTCATGGTCCTGGACCACAGGAAGTTCCCGTCCGCCTCGGTCAGCGCGAACTTCCCCTTCTCCACCTTCGCCCAGGTGGCGTACGCGCCCAGCGGGATCGCGCCCGCCACCAGCAGCGCCACGAGCGGGCGCCAGCCGTACCGCCTGATCAGCAGGTAGGCGGCCGTGAGGATCAGCAGCGGCAGGCCGACCGTCCTGGTGATCCCGGCCAGGCCGAGCAGCAGGCCGCCGACGGCGGCGGTGGCGGGGGTGACGCGCCAGACCACGAGCAGGATCGCGACCGTGACCAGCACGACGAAGACCGCGTCCGCCATGATCATGTGTTCGAGCAGCACCAGGAACTCGTCGTACAGCAGCGGGGTGACCAGCAGGGCGGCGCCCCAGCCCGGCAGGCCGCGCCGCCTCAGCAGCGCGTAGACCGCCACGGCCAGCGCCAGCATCAGCAGGTGCTGCAGGACCGTCACCAGCGTGAGGCTGTGCGCGGGGCGCAGCAGCGCCAGCAGCAACGAGTATCCGGAGGGCCTGGTGGTGCCGGGGGTCAGCTCCTCGCGCAGGAAGGCGAACGAGTCGCCGTAGAAGAGGATCGACGGAGGGTATCCGAGCACGGCGAGCGCCCGCAGCGCGATCGCGGGCAGCAGGGCGATGACCAGGGCGCGATGTGCCAAGGTGGATCCGCTTCCTCGTGTGTCGGGGCCCCCACAATAGTGGGTGAACCGGACATCACCCTGGCCTGATGGGTCAGTTCTGCTCAGGCAGGGGATCCACGAGGATCGCCGGGTCCAGATTGCGCAGGATGCCGGGGCGGTCGGTGAGGATCGGCCACTGGGTGGCCCGCGCGCATAAGATCACGTGACCCGCCGTGATGTCGCTCGATCCGTCGAGGATCTCGGCGATGTCGGGCACCTTTCCCGCGGTGAGGTCGTCGACCTGCACGGCGGAGCTGCTGATCAGATCGAAGAGTTCGACTTTCGTGGCGAGCGGGACGATCGAATAGACGAGGGTGAGAGCGGTCGCGGGAATGCACAACCCGCCGCCCCGATAAAGAGCCAATGCCGCGATGCTGCGAGAATGATTCGTTTTCGCGACCGCTATGTCGACGAGCGCCCCCACATCGAGAACGCGCCCAGGAAGCATGGTCAATCCTCTTGATTCCGATGCAGGCCGAGCCTGAGCATCACGTCGTCCGAAATCCGGTCCACCTTAAGAGCGTCGGCCGCCCTGTCGAGGTCGTCGCACTGCAGGTTCCAGCGTTGGATCAAGATGGTCGCGTGCGTCATGTTGCCCACTTCGCGCTCCACCGCGGCGCGAATCACATCGGAAATCATACGGCCATCGGAGCGTGCTTTTTGATGAACCGCATCAAGTGTCGCCTTGTCTAAATTTACGATGATTGATGCTGTTTCCCCGGATTGTGTCTTGGGTTCTGCGGAAAGGCGGGGAGCCGACATCGGCCACGACGGTGGTGCGGGGGTGTCAGGGGCCTTGTCGTTGTCCGCGGAATTCCGCCGTGATGGAATGGGGATCGCCATACGCACGACGGTAGTCCCATAACGCCGCCGCCGATAGTCACCCATCGAGATCGGGTGGTCACAAGGGCCTCCGGAGGAGTCACATGCACCGCGTCACGGCGAAAGACGGCACGTCCATCGCGTTCGACCGGCTGGGCGTCGGCCCCGCGATCGTCCTGGTCGGTGGCGCCGCGGTCGACCGCTCGGCCAACGCGCGGCTCGCGCACGAGCTGGCGGAGCGGTTCACCGTCTACAACTACGACCGGCGCGGCCGGGGCGGCAGCGAGGACACCCTCCCTTACGAGGTCGACCGTGAGATCGAGGACATCGCCGCGCTCATCGCCGAGGCGGGCGGGGCGGCGCACCTGTTCGGGATGTCGTCGGGCGGCGCGCTCGCGCTCGAAGCCGCCGCCGCGGGGCTGCCGATCGCGAGACTGGCCGTGTACGAGGTGCCCTACGACCTGGCGCCGGACGGGCCGCGGCGCTCGCGGGAGTACGCCGACCGGCTCCGTGCGCTGCTGGCCGAGGGCCGCCGCGGCGAGGCGTTCGCGCTGTTCATGGTGACGGCGGGCGCCACCGAGGAGATGGTGAAGCAGGCCCGCGAGTCGCCGATGTGGCCGAGCCTGGAGGCCATCGCGCCCACGCTCGCCTACGACGCCGCCTGCCTGGGCGACGGCCGCCCGCCCGCCGACCGCCTGTCCGGCATCGCCTGCCCCACGCTGGTGGCCACGGGCGGGGCCGGCGCCGACTCCTTCGTGGGCGGGGGCGGCGACTTCTTCGCCCGGGCCGCCGACGCGATCGCGGAGCTCGTTCCGGGCGCCGTTCGCGAGACCATCGAGGGCCAGGCGCACCTGGTGGACCCCAAGGCGCTGGCCCCGGTGCTCACCCGCTTCCTCGGACAGTAGACCCAGCACTACTGACCGGCCCGCCCACCTGCGGATACCGTCAGAAAGTGCTCAACCGGACCGCGCTTGAGGCGCTCACGCAGCGGCCGCTGCCGTTCCTGGGCTCCGCGTGGCCCTGGCGGTGCGCGGCGTACCTGCTGGCCGCCGCCGTCCCGGGTGCGGCCGTCGGGGCCGCGGTGTTCGCCACGATCCCGCTCGGCGTGGTCGCGGCCCCGGTCGTGCTGGTGCTGTGCCTGCCGCTCGTCGCCTGGTTCGAGCGGCGCAGGCTGCGGCTGGTGGACGGCGTGCCGCTGCCCGAGGTGGCCGGTGGGCGCGGGCGGGAGGCCGGATTGGCCGTCGTCACGGTGCTCGCGCTGTGGTGGATCGATCTGGTCATGCTGGGGTTCACGGTGGGCGGGCCGGTGGTCCTGATGCTCTCGCCGGTCGTGCAGCCCGAGGCGGAGCCCGGGGTCGCCGCCGCGGGCTCCGTGGCGGGCGTGCTGCTGCTGCCCGTCGCCGCGTACACGATCACCGCCTGGGGCGGGGCCCGGGGGGCGATGGTACGCGCGATGCTCGCGCCGCAGGGCTCCGAGCTGAACGAGGTGCTGCGGTCACGGGCGCGGCTGGTGGACGCGTTCGAGACGGAGCGCCGCAGGATCGAGCGGGACCTGCACGACGGCGCGCAGCAGCGGCTGGTCTCCCTGTCGATGGCGCTCGGCCTGGCCCGGCTGGACCTGCCGGACGACTCGCCCGCGGGCCGGATGGTCGGCCAGGCCCACGAGGAGGCCAAGCGGGCGCTCGCCGAGCTGCGCGAGCTGATCAGGGGCGTGCACTCGCAGGTGCTCACCGAGCGCGGGCTGGGCGCGGCGGTACGCGACGTGGCCGGGCGCTCCCCCGTGCCGGTGGACGTGGACGTGGAGCTGGCCGGCCGGCTGCCCGCGCCCGTGGAGGTGACCGCGTACTACGTGGTCAGCGAGGCCCTCGCGAACCTGGCCAAGCACAGCCGGGCCACCCGCGCCGCCGTCACCGGGCGGGTCGAGGGCGGCACGCTGGTCGTGGAGGTGCGCGACGACGGCGTGGGCGGGGCCGACCCGGCCAAGGGCACGGGGCTGACCGGGCTGGCCGACCGGCTGGCCGTGGTGGACGGGAGGCTGTCCCTGTCCAGCCCGATCGGCGGTCCGACCCTGATGAGAGCGGAGATCCCGTGCGCGTAGTGATCGCGGAGGACGCCGTCCTGCTGCGGGAGGGCCTGGTCGGGCTGCTCGAACGCTTCGGCCACACCGTGGCCGCCGCGGTCGGCGACGCGCCCGCCCTGCTCGCCGCCGTCGCCGAGCACCGCCCCGACGCCGTGGTGACCGACGTGCGCATGCCGCCCGGCTTCGCCGACGAGGGGCTGCGGGCGGCCCTGGAGCTGCGCGAGCGGCATCCGGACCTGGCCGTCCTGGTGCTCAGCCAGTACGTCGAGCAGACCTACGCGGCCGAGCTGCTGGAGCCGGGCAATGGCGCCGGGATCGGCTACCTGCTGAAGGACCGCATCGGCGACGTACGCGAGTTCGTCGACGCGCTCGACCGGGTGGCCGCCGGCGGCACGGTCGTGGACCCGGAGGTGGTCCGCCAGCTGCTCAGGCGGCGCCGCGACCCGCTGGCCCGGCTCACCCCGCGCGAGCAGGAGGTCCTCGGCCTGATCGCCGAGGGACGGACGAACGCGTCGATCGCCAAGGAGCTGTTCGTCACCGAGGCGGCCGTGGCCAAGCACATCGCGAACATCTTCGCCAAGCTCGACCTCCCGCCCGCCGCGGATGGGCACAGAAGGGTGCTGGCGGTGCTCGAATACCTCAAATGACGCGGCTTGAAAGTAGGGTTCGTTGGCATGAATGAGCAGTGGCAGGAGGTCGGCGACCGGGTCTATGTCCGGCGCCACAAGTCGTACGACATGAACGTGGGTCTGGTCGTGGGCGACGGGCACTGCCTGGTCCTCGACACGCGTAGCTCACACAGGGAGGCCGCCGACCTGGTCGAGGCGGTCAGGACCATCACCGCCGGCCCGTGGACGGTCGTCAACAGCCACTCCCACTTCGACCACTACTTCGGCAACGCGATCTTCCGCCCCGCCGAGATCTGGGGCCACGTCAGGTGCGCCGAGGAGATCGAGCAGTACGGCGAGCAGCAGCGCGCCGTAATGATCAAGGGGAACCCCGAGCGGCGTGAGGAGTTCGAGGAGATCACGATCGTGCCGCCGGACCACACGTTCACGAGCGCGGCCAGCCTCGACATCGGCGGGCGGATCGTGCATCTGCAGCATTTCGGGCTCGGGCACAGCAGCAACGACGTGGTCCTGCACGTGCCGGACGCGGGCGTGGTGTTCGCGGGCGACCTGGTGGAGGAGGGGGCGCCGCCGGCGTTCAGCGACTCGTACCCGCTCGACTGGCCGCTCACCATGACGGCGATGCTGGACGAGCTGCCCGAGCAGGTGATCGTGCCGGGGCACGGCGCGGTCGTGGACCGGGCGTTCGCGCAGGCGCAGCAGGCCGAGCTGGCCCTCGTGGCCGAGCTGGCCAGGCAGGCCCACGTGGAGGGCCTGCGCGACCTGATCAAGCTCTTCCCCTATCCGGAGGACGTGACCAGGCAAGCGATCGAGAGGGCCTTCCTGCAGCTGGATGTCTGAGCTATATTGCAAAGTGCAATATGGGGGGAGGCATCATGGCGCAACGCCACAGCTTGGTCGGCCTGACCGTGCTGGCCCTGCTCACCGTGCGCCCGAGCCACCCGTACGAGCTGCACCGGTTCATCCTCGACACGCACAAGGACTACATCACCGGCCTGCCGCGCAGCCTCTACCACGCGGTGGAGCGGCTGGCCAAGGACGAGCTGATCGTCCCCTCGAAGACCGACCGCGAGGGCCGCAGGCCGGAGCGCACGGTCTACGAGATCACCGCCGAGGGCCGTCAGGAGCTGGTCACCCGGCTGCGGCAGCTTCTGGAGAAACCCGATCCCGACCGGCGGGCCTTCGTCGCGGCCGTCTCGCTCATGGGCTGCCTGCCGCTGCCCGAGGCGCAGCGGGCGCTGCGGGGACGCGCGGCCACGATCGAGGGCGTCCTCGCCGGGATGGAGGCCCACCTGCGAGCCATGGCCGACAGCGGCCTGCCCGCGATCCTCATGCTGGAGGTGGAGTGCGAGCAGGCGCTCTACACCGCCGAGCTCGGCTGGATCAGGGGGCTGCTCGACCGGCTCGACAAGGGAGAGCTCGACTGGGAGACCACGGTCGAGATGTGAAAGGCCGCCGAGGTGCGCCAACACCCCGGCGGCCGGAAATCCGAACAAGGCGCCTGCCCTGCCCGAACTCGCATTCACAGGATAGGCGCCGCGACAGAGGGAGCAGTGCCATGTCCGCAGAGATCATTCGATTGCTCGCGCGGATCCCGGAGACCTGGAACTCCGGGGACGCCGAGGGTTACGCCGGACTCTTCACCGAGGACGCCGACTACATCACGTTCTTCGGACAGCACCTGGAGGGCCGCCAGGCCATCGAGGAGGCCCACCGGGAGCTGTTCAAGCTCGACATCAAGCTCGGCGGGAGCGGCGGCGCGCCGCTGGTCAAGCCGCTCAGCGACGACGTCGCGCTGGTGATCGTGGGCGGCGGTTCGTCCGTGAACGGCGAGCCCGACCCGAGCCGCCAGTCCGTCATCACGCTGACCGCCCTCCGCACGCCCGAGGGCTGGCGCTTCGTCTCCTTCCAGAACACGAGGGTGAGCACGCCGTGAGCAGGCGGCTCATCACCGAGGTCGCCGGAGTGATCGAGGCCCCGGTCGAGCGGGTGTGGCCGGAGATCGTACGGGCCATACCGAGGACGGAGCTGGGCGAGCACCGCCTGGCCTACCAGGGCGGCTGGTGGTACCGCGGCGAATGGTCGGTCACCGCCGACCCCGAGGGCACGCGCCTGGTCCACCGCGTCTACGACGTGGCGGGCAACCACTGGGCCGTCGCCCTGGCCAACCGGCTGTTCATCGGGTTCCGCGAACGTACGCGCCGGTCGTTCGCCGAGGGCCTGGCCGACCTCGGAAACCGGTTGGGGTGCGCCACCAGGCTCGCCTAGGCTGCCGGTCATGGAATGGGGACCGCTGACCGGGGACGACGCCGAGGCTCTGGCCGAGCTCTGGGCCGCCATGGAGGCCGAGGACAGGACCGGCGAGATCCAGGACGTCGACGACGCGGCGGATCAGGTCTCCAGCCACCTCGTCGATCTGGACGCGGGCACGCTCGCGGCCAGGGACGGCGACCGGATCGTGGCCTTCGGCTACCTCCCCGTCAGGCAGACCGCCGACGACCTGCACATGATGCGCCTGTCGGGCGGCGTGCACCCCGCCTACCGCGGGCAGGGGCTCGGCAGGCGCATCATCGACTGGAGCGTCCGGACGGCGCCGGGAGTGAGCGAGCGGGCTCACCCCGGCGTCCCTCTGGAGCTCCACGTCGACGTCCTCGACGCCCGGTCCGGCCTCGCCGCGCTGGTGGAGGGTGCCGGGTTCACGGCCGTACGGTGGTTCGCCCGCATGGAGCGGAGCCTGTCGGGCGGCCTGCCCGCGGTGCGGCCGCCGGAGGGCGTCTCCATCGCCGCCTGGTCGCCCGAGTTCGACGAGGGCGCCCGCCAGGTGCGCAACGAGTCGTTCCGCGACCATTGGGGCAGCGTGCGGCACACGTCCGAGAGCTGGCGGGCCATGATGACCGGCACCAGGAACTTCCGCCCCGAGTCGTCATTCGTGGCCCTGGCCGACGGTCGCCCGGTCGGGGTGCTGATCACGCACTTCTTCGAGGCCGCCGCCGCCCGGCGCGGCGAGCGCCAGGCGTGGATCCAGATCATCGGCACGCTGCGGGAGTGGCGCGGCAAGGGCGTGGCGAGCACGCTGATCGGACACGCCCTTGCCACGTTCGGGGATCAGGGCTACGAGAGCGCCGGGCTCGGGGTGGACGCCGACAACCCCACGGGGGCCGTGAGCGTGTACGCCCGCGCCGGCTTCGAGATCACCAGGCGCAGCACCACCTACGCCTTGCCGATCAAGCCAGCCTGATCTTCCCCTTCGACACCTTGATCTTCTTGTCGGCGAGCGGCTTCTTGGCGGGGCCGTTCACCACCGCGCCCGTCGAGGCGCTGAACTTGCTGCCGTGACACGGGCAGTTGATCGTGCCGCGGCTGACGCTCGCCACCGTGCAGCCCTGGTGGGTGCACTTGGCGCTGAAGCACTTGTAGACGCCCTTCCTCGGCTGGGTGATCACGTACTTGCCCTGGACGATCTTCCCGCCCCCAACCGGGATGCTCTTGGTGGTGGCGAGGACGGGCTTGGCCGCCTCCGCTTCCGCCTCTGCCGGGCGCGGCCACAGGAACACGACTCCTGCGCCCGCGGCGCTGCCTCTGGTGATCAATGCGCGGCGTGTGAGCATTGTTGCCTCCTTCAACCACTCACACGTTTGCAGATCTTCAGCGGTTCAGCGGAAATTTGGCGATAAATCCGGAATCTGCGTACACGAGCGTGCCGCCGTGCAGGTGCGCGATGTCCCGCGCGATCGCCAGCCCCAGCCCGGCGCCGCCCGCGTCCCTGGCGCGCGCCTCGTCCAGCCTGGTGAACCGGGCGAACACCGCCTCCCGCTGCTCCGGCGGGATCCCGGGCCCGTCGTCCTGCACCTCCAGCACGGCCTGCTCCTCCTC
This region includes:
- a CDS encoding protein-tyrosine phosphatase family protein encodes the protein MTSTWEPTAAGVLRLPSGRLVRGRGLRHPLPEGPLPTFALYLLGRRPPAVDWEHRWVRWPDFWLPSDRGAAAEAFRQAWARAESERVEVACGGGRGRTGTALACLAVLDGVPGDRAVAYVREHYDSHAVETPWQRRFVALFDRS
- a CDS encoding ArsR/SmtB family transcription factor is translated as MTVPGPTGDDLVEIFAALANPLRLRIMAVLADGRDYVSHLAREIGVSRPLLHMHLQRLEAAGLIVGTLELSDDGKAMKYYEVTDFSLHLTASALAEAARTLTRPDPGKGPGPKEHS
- a CDS encoding alpha/beta fold hydrolase, producing MHRVTAKDGTSIAFDRLGVGPAIVLVGGAAVDRSANARLAHELAERFTVYNYDRRGRGGSEDTLPYEVDREIEDIAALIAEAGGAAHLFGMSSGGALALEAAAAGLPIARLAVYEVPYDLAPDGPRRSREYADRLRALLAEGRRGEAFALFMVTAGATEEMVKQARESPMWPSLEAIAPTLAYDAACLGDGRPPADRLSGIACPTLVATGGAGADSFVGGGGDFFARAADAIAELVPGAVRETIEGQAHLVDPKALAPVLTRFLGQ
- a CDS encoding sensor histidine kinase; translation: MLNRTALEALTQRPLPFLGSAWPWRCAAYLLAAAVPGAAVGAAVFATIPLGVVAAPVVLVLCLPLVAWFERRRLRLVDGVPLPEVAGGRGREAGLAVVTVLALWWIDLVMLGFTVGGPVVLMLSPVVQPEAEPGVAAAGSVAGVLLLPVAAYTITAWGGARGAMVRAMLAPQGSELNEVLRSRARLVDAFETERRRIERDLHDGAQQRLVSLSMALGLARLDLPDDSPAGRMVGQAHEEAKRALAELRELIRGVHSQVLTERGLGAAVRDVAGRSPVPVDVDVELAGRLPAPVEVTAYYVVSEALANLAKHSRATRAAVTGRVEGGTLVVEVRDDGVGGADPAKGTGLTGLADRLAVVDGRLSLSSPIGGPTLMRAEIPCA
- a CDS encoding response regulator, whose protein sequence is MRVVIAEDAVLLREGLVGLLERFGHTVAAAVGDAPALLAAVAEHRPDAVVTDVRMPPGFADEGLRAALELRERHPDLAVLVLSQYVEQTYAAELLEPGNGAGIGYLLKDRIGDVREFVDALDRVAAGGTVVDPEVVRQLLRRRRDPLARLTPREQEVLGLIAEGRTNASIAKELFVTEAAVAKHIANIFAKLDLPPAADGHRRVLAVLEYLK
- a CDS encoding MBL fold metallo-hydrolase produces the protein MNEQWQEVGDRVYVRRHKSYDMNVGLVVGDGHCLVLDTRSSHREAADLVEAVRTITAGPWTVVNSHSHFDHYFGNAIFRPAEIWGHVRCAEEIEQYGEQQRAVMIKGNPERREEFEEITIVPPDHTFTSAASLDIGGRIVHLQHFGLGHSSNDVVLHVPDAGVVFAGDLVEEGAPPAFSDSYPLDWPLTMTAMLDELPEQVIVPGHGAVVDRAFAQAQQAELALVAELARQAHVEGLRDLIKLFPYPEDVTRQAIERAFLQLDV
- a CDS encoding PadR family transcriptional regulator, with translation MAQRHSLVGLTVLALLTVRPSHPYELHRFILDTHKDYITGLPRSLYHAVERLAKDELIVPSKTDREGRRPERTVYEITAEGRQELVTRLRQLLEKPDPDRRAFVAAVSLMGCLPLPEAQRALRGRAATIEGVLAGMEAHLRAMADSGLPAILMLEVECEQALYTAELGWIRGLLDRLDKGELDWETTVEM
- a CDS encoding SgcJ/EcaC family oxidoreductase, with amino-acid sequence MSAEIIRLLARIPETWNSGDAEGYAGLFTEDADYITFFGQHLEGRQAIEEAHRELFKLDIKLGGSGGAPLVKPLSDDVALVIVGGGSSVNGEPDPSRQSVITLTALRTPEGWRFVSFQNTRVSTP
- a CDS encoding GNAT family N-acetyltransferase, whose product is MEWGPLTGDDAEALAELWAAMEAEDRTGEIQDVDDAADQVSSHLVDLDAGTLAARDGDRIVAFGYLPVRQTADDLHMMRLSGGVHPAYRGQGLGRRIIDWSVRTAPGVSERAHPGVPLELHVDVLDARSGLAALVEGAGFTAVRWFARMERSLSGGLPAVRPPEGVSIAAWSPEFDEGARQVRNESFRDHWGSVRHTSESWRAMMTGTRNFRPESSFVALADGRPVGVLITHFFEAAAARRGERQAWIQIIGTLREWRGKGVASTLIGHALATFGDQGYESAGLGVDADNPTGAVSVYARAGFEITRRSTTYALPIKPA
- a CDS encoding Rieske (2Fe-2S) protein; amino-acid sequence: MLTRRALITRGSAAGAGVVFLWPRPAEAEAEAAKPVLATTKSIPVGGGKIVQGKYVITQPRKGVYKCFSAKCTHQGCTVASVSRGTINCPCHGSKFSASTGAVVNGPAKKPLADKKIKVSKGKIRLA